The Ruminococcaceae bacterium BL-4 region GGGTAGGAATCTGCTATAATTACAAAAATATAAATAAATTGTTTATAAAACAAAAAATAAAAACACGGAGGCAGCAAAACATGGCGATCTTTTATGATGAACCTTCCCATACTTTCGACGAATATCTTTTAATTCCCGGATATTCTTCTTCAAAGTGTATTCCGAGCGAAGTGAGTCTTCGTACAGCGGTGACAAAGTACCGTAAGGGAGATGGGGAGAAGCCTGCAATCGTCATGAATATCCCCATGGTATCAGCAATTATGCAGTCCGTTTCTGGAGACCGACTGGCGGTTGCTCTGGCAAAAGAGGGCGGCATTTCTTTTATTTACGGTTCTCAGTCCATTGAATCCGAAGCAGCAATGGTTGCACGGGTAAAAGCGTATAAAGCGGGATTTGTGATCAGCGATTCCAATATCAAGCCGGACAAAACCCTTTCGGATATTCTGGAGCTGAAGAAAAAGACAGGACATTCCACGGTAGCGGTTACTTCTGACGGAACTGCCAATGGCAAGCTTTTGGGGATCGTTTCGAGCCGTGACTATCGCTTGAGCCGCATGAGCCTTGATATTAAGGTGAGCGACTTTATGACACCGATTGAAAAGATTATTTCTGCTCCAAAGGGCGCAACTCTTTCGGAGTGCAATGATATCATTTGGGATCATAAGCTCAATTCTCTGCCGGTAATTGATGATGACGGTCGTTTGTGCTATATGGTTTTTCGCAAAGACTATTCGGAACATAAGGAAAATGTCAACGAGCTGTTGGATGAGAAAAAGCGTTATGTAGTCGGTGCCGGAATCAATACCAGAGATTATAAAGAGCGAATTCCAGCACTTTTGGAAGCCGGAGCGGATATCTTTTGTATCGATTCTTCCGAAGGTTTCTCCGAATGGCAGAAGATGACCATTGAATGGGTGCGCGAAAATTATGGAGACAGCGTCAAGATCGGCGCTGGAAATGTAGTCGATAAAGACGGATTTCGTTTCCTAGCGGAATGTGGAGCGGACTTTGTGAAGATCGGAATCGGCGGTGGGTCTATTTGTATCACCCGTGAAACAAAGGGGATTGGCCGCGGGCAGGCAACAGCGGTTATCGAAGTTGCAAAGGCACGGGATGAATATTACCGTGAAACCGGCGTTTATGTCCCGATTTGTTCCGACGGTGGAATCGTTTATGATCATCATATTACTTTGGCGCTTGCGATGGGCGCTGATTTTGTGATGTTGGGACGTTATTTCTCCCGCTTTGATGAATCCCCGACCAATAAAGTGAACGTAAATGGAACTTATATGAAAGAGTATTGGGGCGAAGGCAGCAATCGTGCCCGCAACTGGCAGCGGTATGACCTTGGCGGTGACAAAAAGCTTTCATTTGAAGAAGGCGTTGATTCTTATGTCGCTTATGCTGGCCCGCTCAAGGATAACGTGGCGACAACGCTTAGCAAAGTGAAGTCTACAATGTGCAACTGCGGTGCATTGACGATTCCGGAATTGCAGGAGAAAGCAAAGCTGACACTTGTTTCTGCAACCAGTATCGTAGAGGGCGGCGCTCACGATGTTATTTTGAAAGACCAGACCAATATTAATCACCAGAGATAATCAATAAAAAATGACGGCCCCTGTACGAAAGAAATTTTGACAGGAGCCGTTTTTATAAAAGAAAAACCGAGGGGAACTTTATGAGCAAGTGCTGTTTGCAAAAGAAAGCTCCGAAAGAAAAAAATTATGCACCGGCGTTTTTTGGAGCTTATTTTATTTATTATAGTGCATATGTGCTTTTTGCCTCCTATTTAGTTTCGTATCTTTCTCAGCGAGGCTTTTCTGCGGTAATCTGCGGCTTGATTACCAGTTTGACTTTAGTTGCTAATGTGGTGATGCAGCCGATCTCCGGATATTTAACCGATACATTTTTGTCGGTCAGGGATTACCTCATCCTTTCCTGCATAGGCTTGATCGTGCTCTGTATTTGCAACATGGCATTTGGCGGACAGGAGCTTGTCTGTTTTGTCTTAATTGTTTTTTCTGCAGGATTTGCTTATCCGTTTGGCCAACTGATGGACGCGTGGGTCAATATTGTCAGCCATTTTCCGGGGACGAATCTTGTTTATAGCAGGGTGCGTGCGTTCGGTTCGATTGGATATGCATTAGCCGCGACTGTGATGGGCGCTTATTTTTCTGCTTTTGGATATGGCTATTATTTTTTGCTGCAGGCAATCATCTTTGCATGCTTGATTTTCTTTTTGCGCGAACTTCCCAAGTTAAAGCCTGATAACCGAGCGGAGGAAAAATCCGAGGACGAGGGAGCTGCTCTGGGATTCTTTGAGTCTTTTCGCGTTTCCATGAAAAATTCGCGCTATCGAGCTTGCCTTATTATTTTTAGTCTCTATTGGCTCAGTCATCGGCCAGTGGGCAGCTATCTTGCTTTATTCTGCGGGGAACGCGGCGGAACAGATCAAATGTTTGGATGGATTTGCGGAACTGGTGCGGTAACAGAATTTGTGGTTTTGCTTTGGATTGCGCGCTCACGGGACCTGATCACTTTAAAACAAGGAACTATTATGACCTTTTTTATTAATCTGGGTCGGCCGGTTTTGTTTTTACTGCCTGGAATTGTTCCGCTTTTTCTGGGACAAATCGTACAGTCGGTAAGCTTTGGCCTTTTTTATACAATCAGTGTAGAGTGCTTCTCCAGAGCGGCAGACCCTCATATCCGCAGTTTTTCCATTTCAGTAGGATTGACGGTGGTTACCGTTATTGGTACCGTTACGGCGAACCTTTTGGGCGGATTTTTATTTGATAAGTTTGGTTCTATTGGAAATACGATCATGAGTTTAGGAGTTTCCTGTATTGCACTGCTTTGCTTTTTAAAATATAAAAAAGTTTTGTTTGATACTCAAAAAGAGACACAAACAGAGCAGTAAAGCTGCAAGATAAGCCATTTTATACGACTATTTTACCGAAAACTAAAAAATTCCAAAATTTATTTTGCAAAAATCCATTGACAAAGCTTTCGTTTCTGTATTATAATAATTAACGCTTCACTGTGTGCTGTGAGCAGATGGTGGACAAAATGGCGGCATAGCTCAGCTGGCTAGAGCATTCGGTTCATACCCGAAGTGTCATAGGTTCAAATCCTATTGCCGCTACCAATTATCGGAGGGCTTCTCCGATCAATTTGGCCCGGTGGTCAAGCGGTTAAGACACCGCCCTTTCACGGCGGCTTCATGAGTTCGAATCTCATCCGGGTCACCATTTTTCTTATTTTTTTCGCGTATGTGGACGCGTAGCTCAGCTGGTTAGAGCGTTCGCCTCACACGCGAGAGGTCAAGGGTTCGAGTCCCTTCGTGTCCACCAAACCCAGCGGCTTTTGCCGCGCTGAAAACCGCTCTCGCAGCGGTTTTTTTAGTATTTTGAAAGTTTCCGGGAGGTTTCTAAGCCATGAAAAAATTATCTGTTATTGCCGTTGCAGCAGCGCTCATGTTCAGCCTTACCGCCTGCGGAGAGGGCGATATCGCCGCTTCTTCCCAAACAGCTTCTTCAGAGACTGTCTCTTCTGCGGTCGTTTCCACGGTTTCAGTTGATGCCGGAAAATACGAAAATACGCTTTCGGGTTTGTGCAATTATATGATTGACAGCGGAATTGTTGTACAGGAAGAAGGACAGCCCGAAGAAATGCAGGCTTCTTTTATTGGAGCAAAATCCGGTCTGCGGTACGTGTTCAGCAAAGATCCTGCAAAAGATGAAAAGAATTTATCTGTTGAGTTCTATGAATACGACCTTAACAATCTTTCTGATGAAGCTAAGACCTGCCTTAAAAGTGCAAAAGAGAACGGAACCGTTCCGGTCTTTAATGACAATGTAGAGGCAGTCCTTAGCAAAAACGGAAAATATCTGATGATTTATCATGACTCTGTATCCAATGACGATCATCAGCAGATGGAACAGGCAGCAACACAGGAATTTGAAAATTTTAAAGCGTAAATTGGATCTATTAATAACACTCAATTAAAGATCAGCTTGAGAGGCTTTTTGTGATTCTTCACGAAAGAGCCTCTTGTTTTTTGATAAAAGCATAATTTTAAAGAAACAAAAAGATAAATTAGAATCTTCTTATACTTAAAGATTAAGAGCAGAATCGGTGGTCGCCAATAATTGTAATGATCGGACGCGAAAAAATCCACTGACTAGTACTCTTTTTGGGGTTATAATAATAAATGGCACCGCCGGAAGGATCCCAACCGTTGATTGCATCTCGAGCAGCACGATAAGCAGAATCAGAAACCGGGGCATCAATTTGGCCGTCGTTTAAACAGCTGAAAGCGCCCGGCTGGTAAATAACACCAGCAAGCGTATTAGGAAAGCTGGGGTGCTCAATTCGATTTAAGATGACAGCTCCTACAGCGACTTGCCCTTCATAAGATTCGCCGCGTGATTCTGCGGAAATAACTTTTGCGAGAAGAGCAACATCATTGCTCGAATATCCGCCGGCAGCACCCGTATTTGCAGCTTGACCGCCTCCGCCGATGCCCATGGCGTTTAACGTGTTTTTACCTGCAATACCGTCTGCAGTAAGGCCGTTGATTTTTTGAAATTTGATCACTGCATTTTTCGTATTGCTGCCATAAATGCCATCAACATTTCCGGAGTAAAACCCTTGATTCTGCAATACAGTTTGAATTTTTACGACTTCATCTCCGCGGCTGCCTTGCTGAGAAAGTACCGCTGTTGTACCGCTGTGTCCAATCAAAAGCGTGATTGCCAGCAAGTTTACAAGCAAAACAACAAGCAGCCTCCAAAAAAACATACCATATCCTTTCATTTTTCCAAACCTTCTTTCTAAAAGAAAGAATGCCCCAAAACGAATCATGAAATACTGGAAATAAGAACCCTCTTAAAAAAAATTAAAAAAGGTGAAAAAAGGGGTTGACAAAAGGAAGTAGGTTTGGTATTATAGTAAAGCTGACTCGCGAGAAACGAGCGGCGCAGGACCTTGAAAATTAAACAACGAAAAGAGACAAAGGGACCCGTAAAGATTCCGAGAGGGATTGGAACGGAACGAGAAGAAAAACTCGTAAAAAACGGACAAAAAGAAAACACGCAAGTGTTTTGAAATGAGCTATAAGAAAGCTCTGAAATAGATTAGAGCGCGTAAGCGTTTTGATAAAATATTTTAGAGAGTTTGATCCTGGCTCAGGACGAACGCTGGCGGCGTGCCTAACACATGCAAGTCGAACGAAACTTAAAGGAAGAAGTTTTCGGATGGAATCCGATAAGTTTAGTGGCGGACGGGTGAGTAACGCGTGAGGAACCTGCCTTTCAGAGGGGGATAACGTCTGGAAACGGACGCTAATACCGCATGATATTTTTCTTTCACATGGGAGAGAAATCAAAGGAGCAATCCGCTGAAAGATGGACTCGCGTCCGATTAGCTAGATGGTGAGATAACAGCCCACCATGGCGACGATCGGTAGCCGGACTGAGAGGTTGAACGGCCACATTGGGACTGAGACACGGCCCAGACTCCTACGGGAGGCAGCAGTGGGGGATATTGCACAATGGGGGAAACCCTGATGCAGCAACGCCGCGTGAAGGAAGAAGGTCTTCGGATTGTAAACTTCTGTCTTTAGTGAAGATAATGACGGTAGCTAAAGAGGAAGCTCCGGCTAACTACGTGCCAGCAGCCGCGGTAATACGTAGGGAGCAAGCGTTGTCCGGATTTACTGGGTGTAAAGGGTGCGTAGGCGGTTCTGCAAGTCAGTTGTGAAAACTATGGGCTTAACCCATAGCCTGCAATTGAAACTGTGGGACTTGAGTGAAGTAGAGGTAGGTGGAATTCCCGGTGTAGCGGTGAAATGCGTAGAGATCGGGAGGAACACCAGTGGCGAAGGCGGCCTACTGGGCTTTAACTGACGCTGAAGCACGAAAGCATGGGTAGCAAACAGGATTAGATACCCTGGTAGTCCATGCCGTAAACGATGATTACTAGGTGTGGGGGGTCTGACCCCTTCCGTGCCGGAGTTAACACAATAAGTAATCCACCTGGGGAGTACGACCGCAAGGTTGAAACTCAAAGGAATTGACGGGGGCCCGCACAAGCAGTGGAGTATGTGGTTTAATTCGAAGCAACGCGAAGAACCTTACCAGGTCTTGACATCTATCGAAACCCTAAGAGATTAGGGCGTGCCCTTCGGGGAACGGTAAGACAGGTGGTGCATGGTTGTCGTCAGCTCGTGTCGTGAGATGTTGGGTTAAGTCCCGCAACGAGCGCAACCCTTACTGTTAGTTGCTACGCAAGAGCACTCTAGCAGGACTGCCGTTGACAAAACGGAGGAAGGTGGGGACGACGTCAAATCATCATGCCCCTTATGACCTGGGCTACACACGTACTACAATGGTCGTTAACAGAGAGAAGCAAGCCCGCAAGGTGGAGCAAAACTCTAAAAACGGTCTCAGTTCGGATTGTAGGCTGCAACTCGCCTACATGAAGATGGAATTGCTAGTAATCGCGGATCAGCATGCCGCGGTGAATACGTTCCCGGGCCTTGTACACACCGCCCGTCACACCATGGGAGCCGGTAATACCCGAAGTCAGTAGTCTAACAGCAATGAGGACGCTGCCGAAGGTAGGATTGGCGACTGGGGTGAAGTCGTAACAAGGTAGCCGTATCGGAAGGTGCGGCTGGATCACCTCCTTTCTATGGAGAACAGTTAAATGGAAGCATTTAACGACATTCCAAGGTCAGGTTTCCTGAGTCTCTAATCGTTGTTTAATTTTGAAGGCCTTGCAAAAGGACTTCAGTTAGGTGGAAGGGTAACAGCCACCAGTTATGGGGGTATAGCTCAGCTGGGAGAGCGCCTGCTTTGCAAGCAGGAGGTCAACGGTTCGATCCCGTTTATCTCCACCAAGGCTCCAAAAGGGAGTCGAAATAAAAAGATGGGCAGACGGTGAGAGCCGGAAGCCGGAAACATGGGCTTATAGCTCAGCCGGTTAGAGCGCACGCCTGATAAGCGTGAGGTCGGTGGTTCGAGTCCACTTAAGCCCACCAGCACCGAAAGGTGCAAGTTGTACATTGAAAACTGAATAAAGAAGTAGAAGCAGATATTGAACGCAACAATGAGTAAAATCATTGTTAGAAATTATTATCAAATCTACAATTTCATTAAGCGGTGATGAGAAATCATCACCTGCTGAGAACCAAAGAAGAACACATGGTCAAGCTACAAAGAGCGCAAGGGGAATGCCTTGGCACTGGGAGCCGATGAAGGACGTAACAAACTGCGAAAAGTTTCGGGGAGCCGTAAGTAGGCATTGATCCGGAAATATCCGAATGGAGCAATCCGGCTGGAGACATGTCCAGTCATCCCGACGTAAATTCATAGCGTCGGGAGGGGAACCGCCTGAACTGAAACATCTAAGTAGGGCGAGGAAGAGACATCAAATGAGATTCCGCAAGTAGTGGCGAGCGAACGCGGAAGAGGCCAAACCGAGGGGAGTAATCCCTTCGGGGTTCGGACAGCATAATGGATGTGGAACTTTAACAGAACAGCCTGGGAAGGCTGGCCAGAGAGCGTGAGAGCCGCGTAAGTGAAAGGGTGAAGCACCAAGCTGTATCCAGAGTACCGCCGGACACGAGAAACCCGGTGGGAATATGGGGGGACCACCCTCCAAGCCTAAATACTACCCAGTGACCGATAGTGAAGAGTACTGTGAAGGAAAGGTGAAAAGGACCCCGGAAGGGGAGTGAAAAAGAACCTGAAACCTTGTGCTTACAAGCACCGAGAGCCCGTCAATGGGTGATCGGGTACCTTTTGTAGAATGGTCCGGCGAGTGAATGTGACTGGCAAGGTTAAGGACTTCAGGTCTGGAGCCGCAGCGAGAGCAAGTCTTAATAGGGCGCAAGAAGTCAGTTATATTCGACCCGAAACCGGGTGACCTACCCATGTCCAGGTTGAAGTGGAGGTAAAACTCCATGGAGGACCGAACCGACTCCCGTTGAAATGGTAGCGGATGAGGTGTGGGTAGCGGAGAAATTCCAATCGAACCCGGAGATAGCTGGTTCTCTCCGAAATAGCTTTAGGGCTAGCCTTGTATTAGATTACCGGAGGTAAAGCACTGAATGGTCTAGGGACCGAAAGGTTACCAAAACCTATCAAACTCAGAATGCCGGATAATTGATGTACGGGAGTCAGACAGTGTGAGATAAGTTTCATTGTCAAAAGGGAAACAGCCCAGACCCACAGCTAAGGTCCCAAAACACGGTTAAGTGGAAAAGGATGTGGGGTTGCACAGACAACCAGGATGTTGGCTCAGAAGCAGCCATACATTAAAAGAGTGCGTAATAGCTCACTGGTCGAGTGACCCTGCGCCGAAAATTTAACGGGGCTAAATCGTGTACCGAAGCTTGGGATGCAGCAATGCATGGTAGGAGAGCGTTCTATACGGGGTGAAATCATAGCGGAAGCGATGGTGGACTGTATAGAAGTGAGAATGCCGGAATGAGTAGCGCGAAATGTGTGAGAATCATATTGGCCGAAAGTCTAAGGTTTTTGGAGGAAGGTTCGTCCGCTCCAAGTAAGCCGGGAGCTAAGGTGAGGCCGAAAGGCGTAGCCGATGCACATACGGTGGATATTCCGTAGCCGCCAAAAGATTTAAGATAAGTGACACCTTGAAAGGGCATGACCCGGGCGTTGGTTGACCCGGGCGTAAGGGACCGAAATTAGAGTAGGGAAGCATGCTTAGACGAGGGCGAGAAAAGCTTATTGTATATCTTAGGCGCCCGTACCGCAAACCGACACAGGTAGACAGGAAGAGAATTCTAAGGCCAACGGGAGAAGGGTAGTTAAGGAACTCGGCAAATTGGTCCCGTAACTTCGGAATAAGGGACGCCACAGAGATGTGGCCACAGTGAATAGGCCCAGGCGACTGTTTAGCAAAAACACAGGTTTCTGCCAAATCGTAAGATGACGTATAGGAGCTGACACCTGCCCGGTGCTGGAAGGTTAAGAGGAGATGTGCAAGCATTGAATTGAAGCCCCAGTAAACGGCGGCCGTAACTATAACGGTCCTAAGGTAGCGAAATTCCTTGTCGGGTAAGTTCCGACCCGCACGAAAGGTGTAACGATCTGGGCACT contains the following coding sequences:
- the sleB gene encoding Spore cortex-lytic enzyme, with protein sequence MKGYGMFFWRLLVVLLVNLLAITLLIGHSGTTAVLSQQGSRGDEVVKIQTVLQNQGFYSGNVDGIYGSNTKNAVIKFQKINGLTADGIAGKNTLNAMGIGGGGQAANTGAAGGYSSNDVALLAKVISAESRGESYEGQVAVGAVILNRIEHPSFPNTLAGVIYQPGAFSCLNDGQIDAPVSDSAYRAARDAINGWDPSGGAIYYYNPKKSTSQWIFSRPIITIIGDHRFCS
- a CDS encoding Major Facilitator Superfamily protein: MSKCCLQKKAPKEKNYAPAFFGAYFIYYSAYVLFASYLVSYLSQRGFSAVICGLITSLTLVANVVMQPISGYLTDTFLSVRDYLILSCIGLIVLCICNMAFGGQELVCFVLIVFSAGFAYPFGQLMDAWVNIVSHFPGTNLVYSRVRAFGSIGYALAATVMGAYFSAFGYGYYFLLQAIIFACLIFFLRELPKLKPDNRAEEKSEDEGAALGFFESFRVSMKNSRYRACLIIFSLYWLSHRPVGSYLALFCGERGGTDQMFGWICGTGAVTEFVVLLWIARSRDLITLKQGTIMTFFINLGRPVLFLLPGIVPLFLGQIVQSVSFGLFYTISVECFSRAADPHIRSFSISVGLTVVTVIGTVTANLLGGFLFDKFGSIGNTIMSLGVSCIALLCFLKYKKVLFDTQKETQTEQ
- a CDS encoding Inosine-5'-monophosphate dehydrogenase — encoded protein: MAIFYDEPSHTFDEYLLIPGYSSSKCIPSEVSLRTAVTKYRKGDGEKPAIVMNIPMVSAIMQSVSGDRLAVALAKEGGISFIYGSQSIESEAAMVARVKAYKAGFVISDSNIKPDKTLSDILELKKKTGHSTVAVTSDGTANGKLLGIVSSRDYRLSRMSLDIKVSDFMTPIEKIISAPKGATLSECNDIIWDHKLNSLPVIDDDGRLCYMVFRKDYSEHKENVNELLDEKKRYVVGAGINTRDYKERIPALLEAGADIFCIDSSEGFSEWQKMTIEWVRENYGDSVKIGAGNVVDKDGFRFLAECGADFVKIGIGGGSICITRETKGIGRGQATAVIEVAKARDEYYRETGVYVPICSDGGIVYDHHITLALAMGADFVMLGRYFSRFDESPTNKVNVNGTYMKEYWGEGSNRARNWQRYDLGGDKKLSFEEGVDSYVAYAGPLKDNVATTLSKVKSTMCNCGALTIPELQEKAKLTLVSATSIVEGGAHDVILKDQTNINHQR
- a CDS encoding conserved exported protein of unknown function (Evidence 4 : Unknown function but conserved in other organisms), which encodes MKKLSVIAVAAALMFSLTACGEGDIAASSQTASSETVSSAVVSTVSVDAGKYENTLSGLCNYMIDSGIVVQEEGQPEEMQASFIGAKSGLRYVFSKDPAKDEKNLSVEFYEYDLNNLSDEAKTCLKSAKENGTVPVFNDNVEAVLSKNGKYLMIYHDSVSNDDHQQMEQAATQEFENFKA
- a CDS encoding protein of unknown function (Evidence 5 : Unknown function), with product MKIKQRKETKGPVKIPRGIGTEREEKLVKNGQKENTQVF